One region of Nitrospira sp. genomic DNA includes:
- the rlmB gene encoding 23S rRNA (guanosine(2251)-2'-O)-methyltransferase RlmB, which translates to MAPAAGSDNSSELIYGLHAVREALRAGARPLQRLLVLGTDRQFGDIVRLAREQRVPVYVEPRVALDRLVPGGRHQGVVGLVAAKAYAEPEDILSAARAAGHTPLLVVLDGVEDPHNLGAVLRTAEATGVQGVFIPERRAVGLTSVVAKASAGAVDYIPVGRVANVSRWIERLQREGVWVYAFDAEAPKSYTQLDLRGPMALVFGGEGKGVRPGVRAACDDVAHIPMLGKVSSLNVSASAAIVLYEALRQRREGVSGKA; encoded by the coding sequence CTCCGCGCCGGCGCACGCCCTCTTCAGCGATTGTTGGTGCTGGGAACCGATCGACAGTTTGGTGACATTGTGCGCTTGGCCAGGGAGCAACGCGTGCCTGTGTATGTCGAGCCACGCGTCGCGTTAGATCGCCTTGTCCCTGGTGGCCGCCATCAGGGCGTCGTCGGGTTGGTGGCTGCGAAGGCCTATGCGGAACCCGAAGATATTCTCTCGGCGGCTCGGGCGGCAGGCCATACTCCGTTGCTGGTGGTGTTGGATGGCGTGGAGGATCCCCATAACCTCGGGGCGGTTCTCCGAACAGCTGAAGCCACAGGGGTCCAAGGCGTATTTATTCCAGAACGTCGTGCGGTGGGGTTGACCAGTGTGGTGGCGAAGGCTTCCGCGGGTGCGGTCGACTATATACCGGTCGGGCGTGTTGCCAACGTTTCGCGATGGATTGAACGTCTCCAGCGCGAGGGAGTTTGGGTGTATGCGTTTGACGCCGAGGCGCCTAAATCGTATACACAGCTGGATCTTCGAGGGCCAATGGCACTCGTCTTCGGCGGAGAGGGGAAGGGTGTGCGCCCCGGTGTTCGAGCGGCTTGCGACGACGTGGCACATATCCCCATGCTGGGGAAAGTCAGTTCGCTGAACGTTTCGGCTTCGGCGGCCATCGTCCTGTATGAAGCGTTGCGACAGCGTCGTGAAGGCGTCAGTGGAAAGGCGTGA
- a CDS encoding response regulator transcription factor: MYMPTAARTTKSRTKTAVAEPIILPRKRRPEALTTREQEILELIWTGFKNKEIAQRLKISVKTVEAHRANMMKKIRVSNTAQLLKAAIQGKMLKLR; encoded by the coding sequence ATGTACATGCCGACAGCCGCCAGGACTACCAAAAGTCGAACCAAAACTGCAGTCGCCGAACCAATCATTCTCCCTCGCAAACGTCGCCCGGAAGCGCTGACCACGCGGGAGCAGGAAATTCTTGAGCTGATCTGGACTGGATTTAAGAACAAGGAAATCGCGCAACGCCTCAAAATCAGCGTTAAGACGGTTGAGGCCCATCGGGCCAATATGATGAAGAAGATCCGGGTCTCCAACACCGCCCAACTGCTCAAGGCTGCGATCCAAGGAAAAATGTTGAAGCTCCGGTAA
- a CDS encoding prepilin peptidase, with product MSARVRAELLLAAVSVLMLSYVIVFLFGAVIGSFLNVCIYRLPREKSVAWPASHCPACRQPIAVYDNIPILSYLILRGRCRRCHTLISIQYPLVEAANAIGYVAVFWLFGFTGVACVYAGLLSALIVITGTDLSHTMIPDAVTIPGIVIGLVCAVVILPIGVMDSLLGVALGGGLLWILAWASPYVFGKEGMGGGDIKLMAMVGAFIGWQPVLLAIMIGSFLGSVVGVGLIAVGIMRRDQYIPFGPFLAAGSLLALLFHQPLLDWYWSLIAIPQ from the coding sequence TTGTCTGCCAGGGTGCGGGCTGAACTGCTGTTGGCCGCTGTGAGCGTGCTCATGCTGTCCTATGTGATCGTGTTCCTATTCGGTGCCGTCATCGGCAGCTTTCTGAACGTCTGCATCTATCGATTGCCGCGCGAAAAATCAGTCGCATGGCCGGCCTCTCACTGCCCAGCCTGCCGGCAGCCGATCGCGGTCTACGACAATATTCCGATTCTGAGTTATCTGATCTTGCGGGGACGATGCCGCAGATGCCACACCCTCATCTCAATCCAGTATCCGTTGGTGGAGGCGGCGAATGCAATCGGGTATGTGGCGGTCTTTTGGCTGTTTGGATTTACCGGGGTAGCCTGTGTATATGCTGGACTGCTCTCTGCCTTGATCGTCATTACGGGCACTGATCTGTCGCACACGATGATTCCCGATGCGGTGACGATACCGGGCATAGTCATCGGCCTGGTCTGTGCCGTTGTGATCCTGCCCATCGGCGTGATGGACTCCCTGCTTGGTGTCGCCCTGGGCGGAGGGCTCCTCTGGATCTTGGCTTGGGCCAGTCCTTATGTCTTTGGAAAAGAAGGCATGGGGGGAGGAGATATCAAGCTGATGGCCATGGTCGGCGCATTCATCGGATGGCAGCCGGTGTTGTTGGCCATTATGATCGGATCGTTTCTTGGCTCCGTTGTCGGTGTTGGGCTGATCGCCGTCGGAATCATGCGCCGTGATCAATATATCCCCTTCGGTCCCTTCCTCGCCGCCGGCTCATTGCTCGCGCTGCTGTTTCATCAGCCGCTGCTTGACTGGTATTGGTCCTTGATCGCCATTCCTCAGTAA
- a CDS encoding GspH/FimT family protein: MRERGVSLVELCVVLSVVAVVMGLSVPGWAALVAKHRQRATIAEIASELRMARQLAMARHERVRVVVNAEQSELRTECMDCERSALRRYEFGRTGTVVDSMSTQPEIVFQPSGRSATATTMVLVDSRRARHQVTVSLTGRVVVS, from the coding sequence ATGCGTGAACGTGGTGTGAGCCTTGTGGAGTTGTGTGTCGTGCTGTCGGTCGTGGCTGTTGTGATGGGGCTTAGTGTGCCGGGGTGGGCGGCGTTGGTGGCAAAACATCGGCAACGTGCGACGATTGCGGAAATTGCGTCTGAATTGCGCATGGCCAGGCAGTTGGCGATGGCGCGGCACGAGCGTGTTCGAGTGGTGGTGAATGCCGAGCAGTCCGAATTGCGCACGGAATGCATGGACTGTGAACGGAGCGCACTGCGTCGTTATGAGTTCGGGCGAACAGGCACGGTGGTCGACTCGATGAGTACGCAGCCTGAAATTGTCTTTCAGCCCAGTGGTCGTTCGGCAACAGCGACGACCATGGTGTTGGTCGATTCTCGGCGAGCGAGGCATCAAGTGACGGTGAGTCTCACGGGACGGGTGGTCGTGTCATGA
- a CDS encoding prepilin-type N-terminal cleavage/methylation domain-containing protein, protein MNDVTVGTTRARALVTQADGFTLIESMVALVVLSIGVIGTIAMCEWAQQGLQRGALTTTALALAESRVEEKRSLPWEQLLTDDLDQDGRAESVMRDDGSQEDTVNGDGIFTGSMTRSNIRLVWTVEFNRGTQPGTASLATIEARALFRTLSGHDREVRVRTIRANPRYVGLSGLS, encoded by the coding sequence ATGAACGACGTGACTGTCGGGACGACGAGGGCGCGAGCGTTGGTGACGCAAGCGGACGGATTTACGCTGATCGAGAGTATGGTGGCGCTGGTGGTGCTCTCCATCGGGGTTATCGGGACGATCGCGATGTGCGAGTGGGCGCAACAGGGTCTTCAGCGTGGGGCGTTGACGACGACGGCGTTAGCCTTGGCGGAATCGAGGGTGGAGGAGAAGCGTAGCCTGCCGTGGGAACAGTTGCTCACAGATGATCTCGATCAAGACGGCAGGGCGGAGTCGGTCATGCGTGATGACGGGTCGCAGGAAGACACAGTGAATGGAGACGGGATTTTTACCGGAAGTATGACGCGCTCGAATATTCGGCTGGTGTGGACGGTGGAGTTCAATCGTGGCACGCAACCTGGCACCGCGAGTCTGGCGACGATCGAAGCACGTGCGCTCTTTCGGACGTTGAGCGGGCATGACCGGGAAGTGCGGGTTCGTACGATTCGCGCCAATCCTCGCTATGTCGGTCTGTCGGGGCTCTCATGA
- a CDS encoding type II/IV secretion system protein codes for MNQGATSTQGTRRLGRYDQLVRQGFLRQEELAVSVSEAARKRLDAATFLMDRYRIPKPAIGAALAEFYRCPFLDDDERMVVDRDLLKNLSFDYLRMNHWMPLRRQGTGVEVLIDDPHDADKILDVRRAFPGQAISYRVGLRADIERVLGTASGREVGDPITDILGELVSEAQLEEQQNATIAAITENDSAIVRLANQIIAEAYRRGASDIHIEPYADRKETAVRFRVDGTCFTYMKIPAAYRRAIVSRVKIMASLDIAERRKPQDGKIRFKLTTGQEIELRVATLPTAGFNEDVVIRLLSANGPRRLEELEFSDETRRLVGALAEKPHGIVLCAGPTGSGKTTTLHAILASINTDERKIWTAEDPIEITQDGLRQVQVHPKIGLTFATTMRAFLRADPDVIMIGEMRDKETADIAIEASLTGHLVFSTIHTNSAVETVVRLLDLGCDPFNFSDAMLGVLAMRLCKRICPHCREAYEPTRDEYEELVHAFGVEEWERSHPACQTTPTLYRGRGCEACNQSGYRGRVPIHELMVVSDRMKTLIQTRTRTGELLALAKREGMKTLLQDGIEKVLQGLTTYKQVRAVAIK; via the coding sequence ATGAATCAAGGGGCCACATCTACACAGGGGACGCGCCGCCTTGGCCGGTATGACCAGCTCGTCCGACAGGGATTTCTTCGGCAAGAGGAACTGGCGGTCAGTGTGTCGGAAGCAGCTCGTAAACGGCTCGACGCGGCCACGTTTCTCATGGATCGGTATCGCATTCCCAAACCGGCCATCGGTGCTGCGCTGGCGGAATTCTATCGTTGCCCGTTTCTTGACGATGATGAGCGCATGGTCGTCGACCGGGATTTGTTGAAGAACCTGAGTTTCGATTATCTCCGCATGAATCATTGGATGCCGCTTCGACGCCAAGGCACGGGAGTCGAAGTGTTGATCGACGATCCTCACGATGCCGACAAAATCCTTGATGTGCGTCGGGCGTTTCCGGGACAGGCCATTTCTTACCGCGTGGGCTTGCGAGCGGACATTGAGCGTGTTCTCGGTACGGCGTCCGGGCGCGAAGTCGGCGATCCGATTACCGACATCCTCGGTGAACTGGTGAGCGAAGCGCAGTTGGAAGAGCAGCAGAATGCGACGATCGCAGCGATCACCGAAAACGATTCCGCCATCGTTCGGCTTGCGAATCAGATCATTGCGGAGGCGTATCGGCGCGGGGCATCCGATATCCATATCGAGCCCTATGCCGACCGCAAGGAAACGGCGGTGCGCTTTCGTGTCGACGGCACATGCTTCACCTATATGAAGATTCCGGCCGCGTATCGCCGGGCAATCGTATCCCGCGTGAAAATTATGGCCAGCCTGGATATTGCCGAGCGGAGAAAGCCTCAAGATGGGAAGATTCGATTCAAACTGACCACCGGGCAAGAGATTGAATTGCGAGTCGCGACACTGCCTACGGCAGGGTTTAACGAAGATGTGGTGATTAGGCTCCTGAGTGCCAACGGGCCTCGGCGTCTCGAAGAGCTCGAGTTCAGTGATGAGACCCGTCGATTGGTTGGCGCGTTGGCTGAGAAGCCGCACGGAATTGTGTTGTGCGCAGGGCCGACAGGCTCAGGGAAGACCACGACCTTGCATGCCATCCTGGCGTCCATCAATACGGACGAACGCAAGATTTGGACGGCGGAAGACCCGATCGAAATTACACAGGACGGATTACGGCAGGTGCAGGTGCATCCCAAGATCGGCCTGACGTTTGCCACTACCATGCGGGCGTTTTTGCGGGCGGATCCGGATGTGATTATGATTGGAGAAATGCGGGACAAGGAAACGGCGGATATTGCCATTGAAGCGTCCCTGACGGGGCATCTGGTCTTCAGCACCATTCATACGAATAGCGCAGTGGAAACGGTCGTGCGATTGCTCGATTTGGGCTGTGATCCGTTCAATTTTTCTGATGCCATGCTGGGTGTGTTGGCCATGCGGTTGTGCAAACGCATCTGTCCTCATTGCCGTGAAGCGTACGAGCCGACCCGCGACGAATATGAGGAGTTGGTTCACGCGTTCGGAGTCGAAGAGTGGGAGCGCAGCCACCCTGCATGTCAGACGACGCCCACCTTGTATCGTGGGCGTGGATGTGAGGCATGCAATCAAAGCGGCTATCGCGGCCGGGTGCCCATCCATGAACTCATGGTGGTCTCTGATCGCATGAAGACGCTCATTCAGACACGAACGCGCACCGGCGAATTGTTAGCCCTGGCGAAGCGTGAAGGCATGAAGACTTTGCTTCAGGATGGGATCGAAAAAGTCCTGCAGGGACTCACGACCTATAAGCAGGTTCGAGCGGTTGCCATCAAATAG
- the pilV gene encoding type IV pilus modification protein PilV, which translates to METDKQQFASAACLQRGFTLLEAMVAAGVLSVGLLGLAGLSGMSLGKNVDANDMSRVTNLAADMAERIQSNRQRVLDYNGTATNAACTQSVSTQRMAWGDCVQWSTLVANSGLLTAVGTVAVTRLDPDPVANPVTMNRFLVTITMNWQTRRNDVSTVRNKTALFTTIVAPE; encoded by the coding sequence ATGGAAACAGACAAACAACAATTCGCTTCCGCAGCGTGTCTCCAACGAGGATTTACTTTGTTGGAAGCCATGGTTGCGGCAGGAGTGCTCTCCGTCGGGCTGTTGGGTTTGGCGGGATTGTCGGGGATGTCGTTGGGGAAAAATGTCGATGCGAACGACATGTCCCGCGTGACAAACCTCGCGGCGGATATGGCAGAGCGCATTCAGAGCAACCGGCAGCGTGTGCTCGATTACAACGGGACGGCGACGAATGCAGCCTGTACACAGAGCGTCAGTACACAACGTATGGCCTGGGGCGACTGTGTGCAATGGTCCACGTTGGTAGCGAACTCGGGCCTGTTGACGGCCGTTGGCACAGTGGCCGTAACGCGGCTTGATCCGGATCCTGTTGCGAACCCTGTCACGATGAATCGATTTTTGGTCACGATCACGATGAACTGGCAAACCAGACGGAATGATGTGAGTACCGTTCGCAACAAGACGGCTTTGTTCACCACGATCGTTGCGCCTGAATAA
- a CDS encoding prepilin-type N-terminal cleavage/methylation domain-containing protein — protein MRRLRENQQGFTLVELMAAVLITVIIVAAMMTTVVTSNRANVVNSQVADTQQNVRLAIDLLSRDIKLAGFNYNATDPATTAVGACNATIGAVTWPVGLLPQDQSPNAADTGPDGVSMVLPVLNAGWTLTAIAGGTANASSLDNSITLSAAAITEMSARGLAVNSTISIGGALTKTVKSITATTIGFGAGNNVTGQFPIGTPVYLLQCVRYQIIANTPATCGSDAPCLVRDNVPLVDGVEDLQVTYACDGCNQVAPNPQGADGIIDDQDGSSSGGIPTFSQGDFVSNGSWAISPRTPDKIRMAQVSLVVRPTKADDGLDEKGTKAVNTTGPVIVGDHDPSADAGYDAQVYQHQRRRVVIRTIQPRNL, from the coding sequence ATGCGCCGACTACGAGAAAACCAGCAGGGCTTCACGCTCGTGGAGTTGATGGCGGCGGTGTTGATCACGGTGATCATCGTTGCGGCGATGATGACGACGGTCGTGACATCGAATCGTGCCAATGTCGTGAATAGTCAGGTAGCCGACACCCAGCAGAATGTGCGGCTAGCAATCGATCTGTTGAGTCGCGACATTAAGCTGGCGGGTTTCAATTACAACGCCACCGATCCAGCCACCACCGCGGTGGGGGCTTGTAATGCGACCATCGGCGCCGTGACTTGGCCGGTCGGCCTGCTTCCACAGGACCAATCGCCCAATGCCGCAGATACTGGCCCTGATGGTGTGTCGATGGTGCTCCCGGTGCTCAATGCCGGGTGGACCCTCACGGCGATAGCCGGTGGTACGGCCAATGCGTCCTCTTTGGACAATTCGATCACTCTTTCAGCGGCCGCGATCACCGAAATGAGCGCTCGGGGCCTGGCCGTCAATTCGACCATTTCGATCGGGGGCGCTCTAACAAAGACCGTCAAAAGCATCACTGCAACGACCATCGGTTTCGGCGCCGGGAATAACGTGACCGGACAGTTTCCCATCGGCACACCCGTATATTTGCTGCAATGCGTCCGTTACCAAATTATTGCCAACACGCCGGCGACCTGCGGGAGCGATGCCCCCTGTCTGGTTCGAGACAATGTACCGCTCGTCGATGGCGTGGAAGACCTGCAAGTCACGTATGCCTGCGACGGATGCAACCAGGTGGCGCCGAATCCCCAGGGTGCGGACGGAATCATCGACGATCAAGATGGCTCCTCATCTGGCGGCATTCCGACATTTTCGCAAGGGGACTTTGTCTCCAACGGATCTTGGGCGATTTCGCCCAGGACACCGGACAAGATCAGAATGGCGCAGGTGAGCCTCGTCGTCAGGCCGACGAAGGCGGACGACGGTCTTGATGAGAAGGGGACGAAAGCCGTCAACACGACGGGGCCGGTCATTGTCGGGGATCACGATCCCTCAGCAGACGCAGGCTATGACGCGCAGGTCTATCAGCACCAACGCAGGCGGGTGGTGATCCGTACGATCCAGCCAAGGAACCTGTAA
- the ybeY gene encoding rRNA maturation RNase YbeY — MRLRRQRLRLEVLTKLASRILQSIDESEAVLSLEIVGDVRMRRLNRTFRHRDKTTDVLAFATREGPGPPSALLGDVVISLPQALRQSRHHERGGDYELVVLLIHGILHLCGYDHERSEREARRMRRREQAVLRAIGRIPRLLVSGDSDRV; from the coding sequence ATGCGCCTTCGGAGGCAGCGTCTCCGCCTTGAGGTGCTGACCAAGCTCGCCAGTCGTATTCTTCAGTCCATCGATGAATCCGAGGCCGTGCTCAGCCTTGAAATTGTGGGCGACGTTCGGATGCGTCGGCTCAATCGAACGTTTCGTCATCGGGACAAGACGACCGATGTCCTCGCATTCGCGACGCGAGAAGGCCCGGGACCGCCGTCAGCACTGCTCGGAGATGTGGTGATTTCCTTGCCGCAGGCGCTCCGGCAGTCTCGTCACCATGAACGAGGGGGCGACTATGAATTGGTGGTGTTGCTGATTCACGGGATTCTCCATCTGTGCGGCTACGATCATGAGCGGAGCGAGCGGGAGGCGAGAAGAATGCGTCGGCGCGAGCAGGCCGTGCTCCGCGCGATTGGACGAATCCCGAGGTTATTGGTGTCCGGAGATTCAGATCGGGTATGA
- the ftsY gene encoding signal recognition particle-docking protein FtsY, translating to MGWIQKLSEGLSKTRDAVTGHLDRLLGRAADPALLDELEVALISADLGMPVVERVMERLRAQMRGGNFSAAEKVRELLRQSVLDILLPTQAASIDRLIAQGPRPFVILAVGVNGVGKTTTVAKLTQRFRQQGKTPLLVAADTFRAAAIDQLQVWADRTKVDVIRHRPGADPAAVAYDGITAAKARGVDVVLIDTAGRLHTKTNLMDELRKVKRVVAQECPGAPHEVLLVLDATVGQNAIAQARQFHDAVGVTGIALTKLDGTARGGIVVAIADTFKIPVRLIGVGESVEDLQDFDAKAFVDALF from the coding sequence GTGGGTTGGATTCAGAAACTCAGCGAGGGACTTTCAAAAACACGCGATGCGGTGACCGGGCACCTGGATCGACTTCTCGGGCGCGCGGCTGACCCGGCTCTTCTGGACGAGTTGGAAGTCGCGCTCATCAGCGCGGATCTAGGCATGCCGGTTGTGGAACGTGTCATGGAACGCCTGCGCGCACAGATGCGCGGGGGAAATTTTTCCGCTGCCGAGAAGGTGCGGGAGCTGCTGCGGCAATCCGTCCTCGACATTCTGCTTCCCACACAAGCGGCGTCGATCGACCGACTCATCGCACAGGGGCCGCGCCCGTTTGTGATTCTGGCTGTGGGGGTCAACGGGGTGGGGAAGACCACCACCGTGGCCAAGCTGACCCAGCGGTTTCGCCAACAGGGTAAGACCCCTCTCCTGGTTGCCGCGGACACGTTTCGTGCGGCAGCGATCGATCAGCTCCAGGTGTGGGCGGACCGCACCAAGGTGGACGTGATTCGTCATCGTCCCGGCGCTGATCCGGCGGCCGTGGCCTACGATGGGATTACGGCTGCGAAGGCGCGAGGGGTCGACGTCGTGCTCATCGATACCGCTGGGCGGCTGCACACCAAAACGAACTTGATGGATGAGTTGCGGAAGGTCAAGCGTGTGGTCGCGCAAGAGTGCCCAGGCGCTCCCCATGAAGTCCTGCTCGTGCTGGATGCCACTGTTGGTCAGAATGCCATCGCCCAAGCGCGACAGTTTCACGATGCAGTCGGCGTGACGGGTATTGCCCTGACCAAGCTGGATGGAACGGCTCGAGGAGGGATCGTGGTTGCGATCGCTGATACCTTCAAGATACCGGTTCGTCTGATTGGCGTCGGGGAATCGGTGGAAGATTTGCAGGACTTTGACGCCAAGGCGTTTGTCGACGCCTTGTTCTAA
- a CDS encoding response regulator, with the protein MSTLLVIDDDRLHCDLLQMALARHGYQVSTATGGREGVALFRQLRPLVTLLDLRMPDMDGLAVLKEIRTLDPRAGVIMLGGGATEELENQARKLRVTDFFRKGLSLDVLIGAVHRVAQQVRRDASAAESRASEEPDDASAEQILVVDDDVMARELLVRFLSLRGYRVRAAKDGREALQLVEASAPDLVILDLVMPEMNGVELLRALATRDYAGRTIILSGHQNDPLLADAWALGPQEALDKPIDLERALMAVQLVMVCREC; encoded by the coding sequence ATGAGCACGCTATTGGTCATTGATGATGATCGGTTGCATTGCGACTTGTTGCAGATGGCGCTGGCGCGTCACGGGTATCAGGTCAGTACGGCGACCGGCGGACGCGAAGGGGTGGCTCTGTTCCGGCAACTCCGTCCGCTTGTGACCTTGCTGGACCTGCGTATGCCGGATATGGATGGGCTGGCTGTGCTCAAGGAGATACGAACCCTCGACCCCCGGGCTGGAGTGATTATGTTGGGCGGCGGCGCGACCGAGGAGTTGGAGAACCAGGCTCGAAAGTTACGCGTCACGGATTTCTTTCGAAAGGGCTTGTCCTTGGATGTGCTTATCGGTGCCGTGCATCGGGTGGCCCAGCAGGTTCGACGGGACGCGTCAGCTGCGGAGTCCCGGGCAAGCGAGGAGCCGGATGACGCCTCTGCGGAGCAGATTCTGGTGGTGGATGACGATGTGATGGCGCGTGAGCTGCTCGTTCGCTTTCTCAGTCTACGTGGCTATCGTGTGCGTGCGGCCAAGGACGGCCGTGAAGCCTTGCAGTTGGTCGAAGCATCAGCTCCTGATCTGGTGATCCTTGATCTCGTCATGCCGGAAATGAATGGCGTAGAGCTCCTGCGAGCGCTGGCCACGCGAGACTATGCCGGGCGGACGATCATTTTGAGCGGACATCAGAACGACCCGTTGCTGGCGGACGCCTGGGCGTTGGGCCCGCAGGAGGCGTTGGATAAGCCCATCGATTTGGAACGGGCCTTGATGGCTGTCCAGCTTGTGATGGTCTGTCGGGAGTGTTAA